A stretch of the Filimonas lacunae genome encodes the following:
- a CDS encoding TonB-dependent receptor, translating to MKLTTVCMLAFVMSVSAKGLGQRKISIQAKNADISTILANIEQKSQYRFLYNTNLPAIKQKATLNVQDTEVREILGMLFKNTGLSFQFMENNLVVIKEGAAAPDEIIIKGKVVNETDGPLAGVSVQVKGGERGTTTNAEGAFTIRVDDANAILVFSYIGYDAKEVPVAGKSEVSVKMQLSTSQLDQVVVVGYGTQRKSQVVGSVAKVSGAEISKQPVLTAAQGLQGKTPGVQIMASGKPGDQPVVRIRGTNSVTGSADPIYVVDGVIMTDITNINSTDIQSVEVLKDASSQAIYGSRAGNGVVLITTKSGKSGRMRVGFDSYVGFKTPTSKVKMADAQTYAAYSNEALAYDGKAALFNLDTITNNTDWFKEITRNGMMQSHNVNLSGGTDKTTYYFSAGYLRDEGILRGNNYTRGVIRLNNEYKVASFLKLGHNLNLNIYKNNNKPNEFSDAYRMAPTSPVKYADGSYGYLSQLSIANPVAALDYTNDFSNGLRLQGNAYAELTPVKGLVIRSSFNFDQYNVDTTNYKPSYFVSDVQQNKTSLLTVANGKSFYYIFDNNATYSYNINKHEFKLTAGYSAERSRLRLSSFNEQNIPNQSNLWYIGQLGDVNTITGTSSGTMVRRASGYSRLGYSFDRRYNFTGVLRRDGSSKFPTGQKWGTFYSVGASWVISQEEFMKNQRVFDNLKARVGYGKVGNDNVSSEVAYLNPVGTTGSYYFGSGTNVGQGITVNQFISPNATWEPTTGFDAGIEFTTLNRRLTGEIGYYYKKTNAYIPVSLTSVTGDKDKIVYDRAADVSNRGVEITLNWQDRVNANFSYHVGANVTFNKNNVERVIGSLQLKAGDLKNGEITTYTVPGSPIGSFWVYQTDGIYRSQAEIDNSPHFDGTQLGDLKYKDVNGDGVLSDADRQLVGSYQPKMYFGFNTGFNYKKFDFSIDCYGNLGNKIYNGKKAIRFGNDNIEMARAENRWSPTNPNGTNPRASNAVPKPSTYYVESGSFFRINNITAGYTIPSSSWHLGISSLRVFVSAQNPIIIKKYSGYTPELPGIATEAGIEYNIYPVTSTYTMGVNLSF from the coding sequence ATGAAACTGACAACAGTGTGTATGCTCGCTTTTGTAATGAGTGTGTCAGCAAAAGGTCTCGGGCAACGCAAAATCTCTATTCAGGCAAAAAATGCTGATATCAGCACTATCCTTGCCAACATTGAACAAAAATCGCAGTACCGTTTTCTGTACAACACCAACCTGCCTGCTATTAAGCAAAAGGCAACCCTGAATGTGCAGGATACGGAAGTGAGAGAAATTTTAGGCATGCTGTTTAAAAACACAGGCTTATCATTTCAATTCATGGAAAATAACCTGGTAGTAATAAAGGAAGGAGCAGCTGCCCCTGATGAAATTATTATTAAGGGTAAAGTTGTAAATGAAACTGATGGTCCGTTAGCAGGCGTTTCGGTACAGGTAAAAGGTGGCGAAAGAGGCACTACTACCAATGCGGAAGGTGCTTTCACCATTCGTGTGGATGATGCCAACGCTATACTGGTGTTTTCTTATATCGGTTACGACGCCAAAGAAGTACCGGTTGCAGGAAAAAGCGAAGTATCTGTAAAAATGCAATTGTCTACTTCACAGTTAGACCAGGTAGTAGTAGTAGGTTACGGTACCCAGCGTAAAAGCCAGGTAGTGGGTTCAGTTGCCAAAGTAAGTGGCGCTGAAATCAGCAAGCAACCCGTTTTAACTGCGGCACAAGGCTTACAGGGTAAAACTCCCGGTGTGCAAATTATGGCTTCCGGTAAACCAGGCGATCAGCCGGTGGTACGTATCAGGGGTACCAACTCTGTAACAGGTAGCGCTGATCCTATCTATGTAGTAGATGGTGTTATTATGACAGATATCACTAACATCAACTCTACCGATATACAATCAGTAGAGGTGTTAAAAGATGCGAGCTCACAAGCTATTTACGGTAGCCGTGCTGGTAATGGTGTGGTATTAATCACTACCAAATCTGGTAAAAGTGGCCGTATGCGCGTTGGTTTTGATTCTTATGTAGGTTTTAAAACGCCCACTTCCAAAGTGAAAATGGCAGATGCCCAAACTTATGCAGCATACAGTAATGAAGCGTTGGCATATGATGGAAAAGCAGCTTTATTCAATTTAGATACTATTACTAACAATACAGATTGGTTTAAAGAAATCACCCGTAATGGTATGATGCAAAGTCATAACGTTAATTTAAGTGGTGGTACAGATAAAACCACTTATTACTTCAGTGCCGGTTATTTAAGAGATGAAGGTATTTTAAGAGGTAATAATTATACACGTGGTGTTATTCGTTTGAATAATGAGTACAAAGTGGCATCTTTTCTGAAACTGGGCCATAACTTAAACCTGAACATTTATAAAAATAACAATAAGCCTAACGAGTTTTCCGATGCTTACCGCATGGCACCAACTTCTCCTGTAAAATATGCAGATGGCAGTTATGGTTACCTGAGTCAGTTAAGTATTGCTAACCCTGTTGCTGCACTGGATTATACCAATGATTTCAGCAATGGCCTGCGTTTACAGGGTAATGCTTATGCCGAGTTAACTCCGGTAAAAGGTTTAGTTATTCGTAGCAGCTTCAACTTCGATCAGTATAATGTAGATACTACCAACTACAAGCCCTCTTATTTTGTATCTGATGTTCAGCAAAATAAAACTTCGTTGTTAACAGTGGCTAATGGCAAAAGCTTCTACTATATATTCGACAACAACGCTACATACAGCTATAATATTAATAAGCATGAGTTTAAGCTAACAGCTGGTTATTCTGCTGAACGTTCCAGGTTGAGACTCAGTTCTTTTAACGAGCAAAATATTCCTAACCAGTCAAACCTGTGGTATATAGGCCAGTTGGGTGATGTAAATACCATCACCGGAACCAGCAGCGGCACTATGGTGCGCAGGGCTTCCGGCTATAGCAGACTTGGTTATAGCTTCGATCGCAGGTATAACTTTACTGGTGTGTTACGTCGTGATGGCTCCAGCAAATTCCCTACCGGTCAAAAATGGGGTACCTTCTATTCTGTGGGTGCTTCGTGGGTAATTTCACAGGAAGAGTTTATGAAAAATCAACGTGTTTTTGATAATCTGAAAGCGCGTGTAGGGTATGGCAAAGTAGGTAACGATAACGTATCCAGTGAGGTGGCTTACCTTAACCCTGTAGGCACCACCGGAAGTTATTATTTTGGTAGCGGTACTAATGTGGGCCAGGGTATCACTGTTAACCAGTTTATCAGTCCTAATGCTACCTGGGAACCTACCACTGGTTTTGATGCAGGTATAGAATTTACTACTTTAAACAGAAGGTTAACAGGTGAAATTGGTTACTACTATAAAAAAACCAATGCTTATATCCCTGTTTCTTTAACATCTGTTACAGGTGATAAAGACAAAATCGTGTACGACAGAGCGGCTGATGTAAGTAACAGAGGTGTGGAAATTACCTTAAACTGGCAAGATAGAGTAAATGCAAATTTCTCTTACCATGTAGGCGCTAACGTTACTTTCAACAAAAACAATGTAGAGCGTGTAATTGGTTCTTTACAGTTAAAAGCGGGTGATCTGAAAAATGGTGAAATCACCACCTATACCGTTCCTGGCAGCCCCATCGGTAGCTTTTGGGTATACCAGACAGATGGTATTTACAGATCACAGGCAGAGATTGATAATTCTCCACACTTTGATGGTACCCAACTGGGCGATCTTAAATATAAAGATGTGAATGGTGATGGTGTGTTAAGCGATGCTGACCGTCAGTTAGTGGGTTCTTACCAGCCTAAAATGTACTTTGGTTTTAATACAGGCTTTAACTATAAGAAATTTGATTTTTCTATTGACTGTTATGGTAACCTGGGTAATAAAATATATAACGGTAAAAAAGCTATTCGTTTTGGTAATGATAATATCGAAATGGCAAGAGCAGAAAACCGTTGGTCACCCACCAACCCTAATGGCACTAACCCACGTGCATCTAACGCTGTTCCCAAACCATCTACTTATTATGTAGAGTCTGGAAGCTTTTTCAGAATCAATAACATCACTGCAGGTTACACTATTCCTTCTTCCAGCTGGCATTTAGGTATTAGTAGCTTGCGCGTGTTTGTTTCAGCGCAAAACCCAATTATTATTAAGAAGTATAGCGGTTACACTCCAGAACTGCCAGGTATTGCTACCGAAGCAGGTATTGAGTATAACATTTATCCTGTTACTTCTACTTACACTATGGGCGTTAACCTGTCATTCTAA
- a CDS encoding RagB/SusD family nutrient uptake outer membrane protein, translating to MKRIYIIIVTAIISLFIFSACNKSWLNPAAEGQLSSVDSSFLDPANAQKFVNACYTQLLNWDASSFAWIGVTSIASDDADKGSSPGDVGSDKDQMDAITWTPTSSSPAGVFSAYFLGVNYCNEALFNVPKFKLETSVQERYLAEAKFLRAYYYFTLVRTFGDVPYKDTVVAQDDATIRKYNRRVSKDSIYALIESDLKYAISILPTRDQLNGEYGRASKGAATGLLAKVSMYEKKWQQAYDLTNQVINQSVGTYSLVNDYATIWREVGENSEESLFEIQSKSTSPFAAVQQYSQVQGIRGGTFNVTNVYTGWGFNTPSTDLDNAFEPGDVRRKATIIHIGDTLFDGVVVINAENAMYNYKAYPSNIAESYGNNTDYSNKNIRILRMGDIYLINAEAANELGSTDVAQTSLNKVRNRAKLGNTTATTQADLRNAIWKERRVELAMEHDRWYDLVRQGRAGVVMRALGKNFVDGKHEVFPIPQTEINSSNNVLTQNPGY from the coding sequence ATGAAACGCATTTATATTATAATAGTTACTGCAATCATCAGTTTATTTATTTTCTCAGCTTGTAACAAAAGCTGGTTAAACCCTGCGGCTGAAGGGCAGCTTTCTTCAGTTGACTCTTCTTTCCTTGACCCGGCTAATGCGCAAAAATTTGTAAATGCTTGCTACACCCAATTGTTGAATTGGGATGCATCCAGCTTTGCCTGGATTGGCGTTACCAGCATTGCTTCTGATGATGCAGATAAAGGCAGTTCACCAGGTGATGTGGGATCTGATAAAGATCAGATGGATGCTATTACCTGGACGCCTACATCCAGCTCACCGGCAGGTGTATTCAGCGCTTATTTCTTAGGTGTAAACTATTGTAACGAGGCCCTGTTTAACGTTCCTAAATTTAAGCTGGAAACCAGTGTGCAGGAGCGGTATCTGGCAGAAGCTAAATTTTTACGTGCCTACTACTATTTTACACTGGTAAGAACTTTTGGCGATGTGCCTTATAAAGATACAGTGGTGGCTCAGGATGATGCTACTATCAGAAAGTATAACAGGCGTGTATCAAAAGATTCTATTTATGCATTGATCGAATCTGATTTGAAATATGCTATCAGCATATTGCCTACCCGCGATCAGTTGAATGGTGAATATGGCCGTGCATCAAAAGGTGCAGCTACCGGTTTATTGGCCAAAGTAAGCATGTATGAGAAAAAATGGCAGCAGGCTTACGATTTAACCAATCAGGTGATTAATCAAAGTGTAGGTACCTATAGCCTGGTAAACGATTATGCTACTATCTGGCGTGAAGTAGGAGAGAACAGTGAAGAGTCGTTATTCGAAATTCAAAGCAAGTCTACCAGTCCGTTTGCAGCTGTGCAACAATATTCGCAGGTACAGGGCATAAGAGGTGGTACTTTCAATGTAACAAACGTATACACTGGCTGGGGCTTTAACACGCCAAGCACTGACCTGGATAATGCATTTGAGCCAGGTGATGTAAGAAGAAAAGCTACTATCATACACATTGGCGATACCTTGTTTGATGGTGTAGTGGTAATTAATGCCGAAAATGCCATGTATAACTATAAAGCTTACCCTAGCAATATTGCAGAAAGCTATGGCAACAACACTGATTACAGCAACAAAAACATCAGGATATTGCGTATGGGGGATATTTACCTGATTAACGCAGAAGCTGCGAACGAACTGGGTAGCACCGATGTGGCGCAAACTTCCTTAAACAAAGTGCGTAACAGGGCTAAGCTGGGTAACACTACCGCAACAACACAGGCAGATTTAAGAAATGCTATCTGGAAAGAAAGACGTGTTGAGTTAGCTATGGAGCATGACCGTTGGTACGATCTGGTGCGTCAGGGCCGTGCTGGTGTGGTGATGCGGGCCTTGGGTAAAAACTTTGTGGACGGCAAGCACGAGGTGTTTCCTATTCCACAAACGGAAATCAACTCCAGCAATAACGTGCTTACACAAAACCCTGGCTACTAA
- a CDS encoding glucoamylase family protein, with the protein MMKQLITIALAVLPLITQAQPKKQSLSDTALLEQVQKQTFRYFWNFAHPVSGLARERSNESFSYGNEVVTTGGSGFGIMAIIVAADRHWITRDEAVKRLLKITGFLWKADSYHGVFPHWLNGETGKMIPFSRKDDGGDLVETSFLMQGLLCVRQYFTANTPDEQNLRNQVTLLWEGVEWNWHTRGGMDLLYWHWSPNNGWSMNFELRGWNETLITYILGASSPKYAIDARVYHNCFAQSNHFKNGKSFYGITLPLGFDYGGPLFFAQYSFLGLDPRGLTDRYADYWQQNKNHTLINYTHCVRNPNHFKGYSERCWGLTASDNYEGYNAHSPDNDLGVITPTAALSSFPYTPEQSMKAVRYFYDSVGAKIWGDYGFTDAFSEQKNWYATSYLAIDQGPEIVMIENYRTGLLWKLFMSCPEVQSGLRKLDFKSPWLNGNEK; encoded by the coding sequence ATGATGAAGCAACTAATTACGATAGCGCTGGCAGTGTTACCATTGATAACACAGGCGCAACCTAAAAAACAGTCATTGTCCGATACGGCTTTGCTGGAGCAGGTACAAAAGCAAACTTTCCGTTATTTCTGGAACTTTGCACATCCCGTAAGCGGCCTTGCCCGCGAGCGCAGCAACGAATCTTTTAGCTATGGTAATGAAGTTGTAACTACCGGTGGCTCCGGCTTTGGTATTATGGCCATTATAGTGGCTGCCGACAGGCATTGGATTACCAGGGACGAGGCGGTAAAGCGCCTGTTAAAAATAACCGGCTTTTTATGGAAGGCAGATAGCTATCATGGAGTGTTTCCGCACTGGTTAAATGGCGAAACGGGCAAGATGATACCCTTTAGCAGAAAAGATGATGGGGGCGACCTGGTAGAAACATCGTTTCTGATGCAGGGGCTATTGTGTGTGCGTCAATACTTTACTGCCAATACGCCTGACGAGCAAAATTTGCGTAACCAGGTAACCCTGTTATGGGAGGGAGTGGAATGGAACTGGCACACACGGGGAGGTATGGATTTACTGTACTGGCACTGGAGCCCCAATAACGGTTGGAGCATGAACTTTGAACTGAGAGGTTGGAACGAAACTTTAATTACCTACATACTGGGTGCTTCTTCTCCTAAATATGCGATCGATGCCAGGGTTTATCATAACTGTTTTGCACAAAGCAATCACTTTAAAAACGGGAAGTCTTTTTATGGTATCACCTTACCGCTGGGCTTTGATTATGGTGGTCCCCTGTTCTTTGCACAATATTCTTTCCTTGGGTTAGATCCACGCGGTTTAACGGATAGGTATGCCGATTACTGGCAGCAGAATAAAAATCATACGCTCATTAATTATACACATTGTGTACGTAACCCCAACCATTTCAAAGGTTATAGCGAGCGTTGCTGGGGGCTTACTGCCAGCGATAACTACGAAGGGTATAATGCACATTCGCCCGATAACGATCTGGGGGTAATTACGCCTACCGCTGCTTTATCTTCTTTCCCCTATACGCCTGAACAATCCATGAAAGCGGTTCGCTATTTTTACGATTCAGTAGGTGCTAAAATATGGGGCGATTATGGTTTTACAGATGCTTTTAGTGAACAAAAGAACTGGTACGCTACTTCTTACCTGGCGATAGATCAGGGTCCGGAAATAGTGATGATAGAGAATTACCGTACGGGTTTATTATGGAAGTTGTTTATGAGCTGTCCCGAGGTGCAAAGTGGATTACGTAAACTGGATTTTAAAAGCCCGTGGTTAAACGGAAATGAAAAATAA
- a CDS encoding GDSL-type esterase/lipase family protein: MNRTQWTRKGKQALLSLLLLVVTGVKAQQPPFWYDIQQFKKSDSVQMPAANSILFVGSSSFTKWTDMQTWFPNYTVINRGFGGSSLPDVIRYADDIIFPYQPKQIIVYCGDNDLAASDTVSAATVANRFIQLFQLIRNRMPAVEVDYVSIKPSPSRAKLMPKMVEANVLIKAFLRKQTHAGFIDVFTPMLNKKGQPREELFVEDRLHMNATGYKIWQQAIQPYLIKK; the protein is encoded by the coding sequence ATGAACAGAACACAATGGACACGTAAAGGCAAACAGGCATTATTGAGCCTGTTATTGCTGGTAGTTACAGGTGTAAAGGCACAGCAGCCGCCTTTCTGGTACGATATTCAACAGTTTAAAAAATCGGATAGTGTACAGATGCCTGCTGCTAATAGTATTTTATTTGTAGGCAGTTCGTCCTTTACCAAATGGACGGATATGCAAACCTGGTTTCCCAACTATACCGTTATCAACAGGGGCTTTGGTGGTTCATCATTACCCGATGTGATCCGTTACGCGGATGATATTATTTTCCCTTATCAGCCTAAACAAATCATCGTGTATTGCGGGGATAATGATCTGGCAGCTTCTGATACCGTATCTGCTGCTACCGTTGCCAACCGCTTTATACAGCTGTTTCAGCTAATACGCAACCGCATGCCTGCAGTAGAAGTGGATTATGTTTCTATTAAACCCAGCCCCAGCCGTGCGAAGCTGATGCCCAAAATGGTGGAAGCAAATGTGCTGATCAAAGCTTTTCTGCGCAAACAGACTCATGCGGGCTTTATTGACGTATTCACACCTATGTTGAATAAAAAAGGACAGCCCCGGGAAGAGCTGTTTGTAGAAGACCGCCTGCATATGAATGCTACAGGTTATAAAATATGGCAGCAGGCGATACAACCCTATTTAATCAAAAAGTAA